In a single window of the Olivibacter sp. SDN3 genome:
- the rpsK gene encoding 30S ribosomal protein S11 codes for MAKSKKVTKKRIVVIEPVGQAHINATFNNIIVTLTNNQGQTIAWSSAGKMGFKGSKKNTPYAASQAANDCGKVAHDLGLRKVEVFVKGPGAGRESAIRTLQTQGIEVTAIRDITPLPHNGCRPPKRRRV; via the coding sequence ATGGCTAAAAGTAAAAAAGTAACCAAGAAGCGTATTGTGGTGATTGAACCTGTTGGTCAGGCTCATATCAATGCAACCTTTAACAATATCATTGTAACGTTAACTAATAATCAGGGTCAGACCATTGCTTGGTCTTCTGCCGGTAAGATGGGTTTTAAGGGTTCTAAGAAGAACACCCCATATGCAGCATCGCAAGCAGCGAATGACTGTGGTAAGGTTGCTCATGATTTGGGATTGCGTAAGGTTGAAGTGTTTGTAAAAGGACCTGGAGCTGGACGTGAGTCTGCTATTCGTACCTTACAGACACAAGGCATTGAAGTGACAGCAATCAGAGATATCACTCCACTTCCGCATAATGGTTGTCGTCCACCTAAAAGGAGACGAGTTTAA
- the ykgO gene encoding type B 50S ribosomal protein L36, translating into MKVRASIKKRSADCKIIRRKGKVFVINKKNPKFKQRQG; encoded by the coding sequence ATGAAAGTTAGAGCATCTATCAAAAAACGTAGCGCTGATTGTAAAATCATTCGCCGTAAAGGGAAAGTGTTTGTAATTAACAAAAAGAATCCTAAGTTCAAGCAACGTCAGGGATAG
- the rpsM gene encoding 30S ribosomal protein S13, producing the protein MARIAGIDLPRNKRGVIGLTYIFGIGLSTAKSILAEAGIDEDVKVQEWTDDQLTTIRNIINDKVKVEGALRSEVQLNIKRLMDIGCYRGLRHRKGLPLRGQRTKNNSRTRKGKRKTVANKKKATK; encoded by the coding sequence ATGGCAAGGATAGCAGGTATAGATTTACCAAGAAACAAAAGAGGAGTAATCGGACTTACTTACATCTTTGGTATCGGTCTTTCGACAGCAAAAAGTATTTTAGCGGAAGCTGGAATCGACGAAGACGTGAAGGTACAGGAATGGACCGATGATCAGTTGACTACCATTCGTAATATCATCAACGATAAAGTAAAAGTTGAAGGGGCATTACGTTCTGAGGTGCAATTAAACATTAAGCGCTTAATGGATATCGGTTGTTACCGTGGTTTGCGTCATCGTAAAGGCTTACCACTCCGTGGGCAGCGTACAAAGAACAATTCGCGTACCCGTAAAGGGAAACGTAAGACCGTTGCTAACAAGAAAAAAGCTACTAAATAA
- the rpsD gene encoding 30S ribosomal protein S4: MARYTGPKSKIARKFREPIFGPDKALERKNYPPGMHGASKRRGKQSEYAIQLHEKQKAKYTYGVLERQFANLFDKASAKEGITGENLLKFLEARLDNTVYRLGIAPTRSGARQLVGHKHITVNGNIVNIPSYSVRPGDIIAVRERSKSLEAITTSVAGRKLNKYSWLEWDANGLTGKFLNFPNRDEIPENIKEQLIVELYSK, translated from the coding sequence ATGGCAAGATATACAGGACCAAAGTCCAAAATCGCCCGGAAATTCAGAGAGCCAATTTTTGGACCTGATAAAGCATTAGAGCGTAAGAATTATCCCCCGGGAATGCACGGTGCGTCTAAGCGTCGTGGAAAGCAATCTGAATATGCGATTCAGTTGCATGAGAAGCAAAAAGCAAAATATACATATGGTGTATTGGAGCGTCAATTCGCTAACTTATTTGATAAAGCCTCTGCTAAGGAAGGTATTACAGGTGAGAATTTGCTCAAATTTTTAGAGGCTCGTTTGGATAATACCGTTTATCGCTTAGGTATTGCCCCAACTCGTTCCGGAGCCCGTCAATTAGTAGGACACAAGCATATTACTGTTAACGGAAATATAGTCAATATTCCTTCTTATAGTGTTCGCCCAGGTGATATTATCGCCGTGAGAGAGCGTTCTAAGTCTTTGGAGGCTATTACGACATCTGTTGCAGGTAGAAAACTAAATAAATATAGTTGGCTAGAATGGGATGCAAACGGACTTACAGGTAAGTTCTTGAATTTTCCAAACCGCGATGAAATTCCTGAAAATATCAAGGAGCAATTAATCGTCGAATTGTATTCTAAATAG